In uncultured Cohaesibacter sp., a genomic segment contains:
- a CDS encoding sulfide/dihydroorotate dehydrogenase-like FAD/NAD-binding protein, protein MTVDTAVTQGALFDHQMDVLKKHLAADPRSLRNVFIADGAQAMAWEFQQDELSEKFINTLWGLLLKNDDMSTLIQRFLWSLPLRFKRKFIKALDAYMSDRYPMFKGLSEGWPEDNYIPPYIRAPEERSTDFELVNQGYLGYQTLGFSLREVELIVWLEVLRDKQCEDKPCELGRIIQRTKDEEAKKIGGCPVKIHIPEMIDLLAKGKIRKALELIESCNPLPNVTGRVCPQEHQCQGVCKHTNRPIEIGQLEWFLPEHEKAANPDQLSRFAGIVSPWQKAEKPPIAVVGSGPSGLINAYLLAVEGFPVTVFEAFHELGGVLRYGIPEFRLPNTLIDDVVAKIDALGGRFVKNFVVGKSATLEDLKAAGFWKIFVGSGAGLPTFMNVPGEELLGVMSANEFLTRVNLMRGRDPAYETPLPDVKDKNILVIGGGNTAMDAARTAKRLGGNVTIVYRRTQSEMPARVEELEHALEEGIQLAELRGPKEFVGDHHTHFVTHAVVDVNELGEPDASGRRRPRPTGEVINMPADLVIMALGNKSNPIIPSSEPKLEVSKWGTINVGKDSQETSIDGIYTGGDAARGGSTAILAAGDGQAAARQILGSIDLASDNIADMVKRADHFTSLGLAEHTVLKHTDLAAGIVEMTIRAPVIAHSARAGQFVRVLATQDGELIPLTLADWNRENGTIDLVIQGMGTSTKLMNKMKEGDFFAGIAGPLGEPSDVRKFDPETETVVFTAGGVGLPAIYPIAKAHLEIGNHVTMIIGFRSADHLFWTGEDERMGLLKAKYGDMLDVIYCSNDGTFGIKGFVTNPLEDMLKDGKSSKGRKIAEVVSVGPPMMMRAVSDLTKPYEVPTVVSLNSIMVDATGMCGACMVPVLKDGKTLRQHACIDGPEFDAHSVEWDKFLPRFGQFKAQEVRSMEKHKLN, encoded by the coding sequence ATGACAGTTGACACCGCAGTCACTCAGGGCGCGCTGTTTGATCATCAAATGGACGTTCTGAAGAAACATCTCGCAGCGGACCCCAGGTCCCTGCGGAATGTCTTCATCGCGGATGGAGCCCAGGCCATGGCCTGGGAATTCCAGCAGGATGAACTGAGCGAGAAATTCATCAACACGCTCTGGGGCCTTCTGCTGAAAAACGACGACATGAGCACCCTGATCCAGCGTTTCCTGTGGAGCCTGCCGCTCCGCTTCAAACGCAAGTTCATCAAGGCGCTCGATGCCTACATGTCCGACCGCTACCCGATGTTCAAGGGTCTGTCCGAAGGCTGGCCCGAAGACAACTATATTCCGCCTTACATCCGGGCGCCGGAAGAGCGGTCTACCGACTTTGAACTCGTCAACCAGGGCTATCTTGGCTATCAGACACTCGGCTTCTCCTTGCGTGAGGTCGAGCTGATCGTCTGGCTTGAAGTGCTGCGTGACAAGCAGTGCGAAGACAAGCCTTGCGAGCTGGGCCGTATCATCCAGCGCACCAAGGACGAGGAAGCCAAGAAGATTGGCGGCTGCCCGGTCAAGATCCACATTCCGGAAATGATCGACCTGCTCGCCAAGGGCAAGATCCGCAAGGCGCTGGAACTGATCGAAAGCTGCAACCCGCTGCCGAACGTTACCGGCCGCGTCTGTCCGCAGGAACATCAGTGCCAGGGCGTGTGCAAGCACACCAACCGTCCGATCGAGATTGGTCAGCTGGAATGGTTCCTGCCGGAACACGAAAAGGCAGCCAACCCGGATCAGCTTTCCCGCTTCGCTGGCATCGTCAGCCCGTGGCAGAAGGCCGAAAAGCCCCCCATCGCGGTGGTCGGTTCCGGTCCTTCCGGCCTTATCAACGCCTATCTTCTGGCTGTTGAGGGCTTCCCGGTAACGGTGTTCGAAGCATTCCACGAGCTGGGCGGCGTGCTGCGCTACGGTATTCCTGAATTCCGTCTGCCAAACACGCTGATCGACGACGTGGTTGCCAAGATCGACGCTCTGGGTGGCCGGTTCGTCAAGAACTTCGTGGTCGGCAAGTCCGCAACCCTTGAAGATCTCAAAGCCGCAGGCTTCTGGAAGATCTTCGTCGGCTCCGGTGCTGGCCTGCCAACCTTCATGAATGTTCCGGGCGAGGAGTTGCTCGGTGTCATGTCGGCCAACGAGTTCCTGACCCGCGTCAACCTGATGCGTGGCCGCGATCCGGCCTATGAAACGCCGCTTCCGGACGTCAAGGACAAGAATATCCTCGTGATTGGTGGCGGTAACACCGCGATGGACGCAGCCCGTACGGCAAAACGCCTCGGCGGCAACGTGACCATCGTCTATCGCCGCACCCAGTCCGAAATGCCTGCCCGTGTTGAAGAGCTCGAGCATGCTTTGGAAGAGGGTATCCAGTTGGCAGAACTGCGCGGACCGAAAGAGTTCGTCGGCGATCACCACACCCACTTTGTCACCCACGCTGTTGTGGATGTGAACGAGCTGGGTGAACCGGATGCATCCGGCCGCCGTCGTCCACGTCCGACCGGTGAAGTCATCAACATGCCGGCCGATCTGGTCATCATGGCCCTTGGCAACAAGTCCAACCCGATCATCCCGTCCTCCGAGCCGAAGCTCGAGGTCTCCAAATGGGGCACGATCAACGTTGGCAAGGACAGCCAGGAAACCTCCATCGATGGCATCTACACCGGTGGTGACGCAGCCCGCGGTGGCTCCACGGCCATTCTTGCCGCCGGTGACGGTCAGGCAGCCGCTCGACAGATCCTCGGATCCATCGATCTGGCCTCTGACAACATCGCCGACATGGTCAAGAGAGCGGATCACTTCACCAGCCTTGGGCTGGCCGAACACACCGTTCTCAAGCACACCGATCTGGCCGCAGGCATTGTCGAGATGACAATCCGCGCACCGGTCATCGCCCATTCGGCTCGGGCCGGTCAGTTCGTTCGCGTTCTGGCAACCCAGGACGGCGAGCTCATTCCGCTGACCCTTGCCGACTGGAACCGCGAAAACGGCACCATCGATCTGGTCATTCAGGGCATGGGTACCTCGACCAAACTGATGAACAAGATGAAGGAAGGCGATTTCTTCGCCGGTATCGCTGGCCCGCTCGGAGAACCGAGTGACGTCAGGAAGTTCGATCCGGAGACGGAAACGGTTGTCTTCACTGCCGGTGGCGTGGGCCTGCCAGCAATCTATCCGATTGCCAAGGCCCATCTGGAAATCGGCAACCATGTCACCATGATCATCGGCTTCCGTTCGGCAGACCATCTGTTCTGGACGGGCGAAGACGAACGCATGGGGCTTCTGAAGGCCAAATATGGCGACATGCTGGACGTCATCTACTGTTCCAACGATGGCACCTTCGGCATCAAGGGCTTCGTCACCAACCCGCTCGAAGACATGCTCAAGGATGGCAAGTCTTCCAAGGGCCGCAAGATCGCGGAAGTCGTCTCGGTCGGTCCTCCGATGATGATGCGCGCTGTCAGCGATCTGACCAAGCCTTACGAAGTGCCGACCGTGGTCAGCCTCAACTCCATCATGGTGGACGCGACCGGCATGTGCGGTGCCTGCATGGTGCCTGTGCTCAAGGATGGCAAGACCCTGCGTCAGCATGCCTGTATCGACGGACCGGAGTTCGACGCCCACTCCGTCGAATGGGACAAGTTCCTGCCGCGCTTTGGCCAGTTCAAGGCACAGGAAGTACGCAGCATGGAAAAGCACAAGCTCAACTGA